The following proteins are encoded in a genomic region of Gossypium hirsutum isolate 1008001.06 chromosome D05, Gossypium_hirsutum_v2.1, whole genome shotgun sequence:
- the LOC107904974 gene encoding ubiquitin-like domain-containing protein CIP73: MADQHSNEGSSMGSTSGESSDSLVELKIKTLDSQIFSFLVDKKAPVSSFKEKIARELGVPVGRQRLIFRGKVLKDDHLLSEYHVENGHTLHLVERQPAQSQLSSDASSGEADGNNSNRGNDAASGIPRNRVGQISHSVVLGTFNVGDQGDGSAPDLSRVIGAVLNSFGVGGQSTTNGTITQSSTSAPQGNETNGVRGGGENQQGNQTQSAPSFPGQSFQVAHQVMPIPLTAAQVSIPSLNTPIPDSLNALSEFMNRMEMHSPNGYQPHTSTTNTRDQPRVALPSDARGLPTPEALSIVIRNAVRLLNSHAIGALSHIAERLEQERDSSDPTVRGQIQTESVQAGLTMQHLGSVLLELGRTILTLRMGNSPAESSVNAGPAVYISPSGPNPIMVQPFPLQTRSLFSGSHSPSNSLTVGPVGVGNAPRHINIHIHPGTALSPVVSAVGNRTDNGEGRQGERGNNAGSGSMRVLPVRNTVASTPQARATAAMSSAAQSAPTESSLSSMVAEINSRIRDLVSMQGDNQDASGSQQPNNMVASGAGDSTVALPANLETEELKSQPEHAEGRNDNTESGESSQDISLGTVGCPPSSSGEPLVKLEDPSGSAPRSSEENAKPVPLGLGLGGLERKRRVKPTKSSIAGVNGTASSSLDRNARMAGQQILQSLASQSSSLNRVDSSSGNQGVLGSRLSGGQGSDDQLAAANAVSQVLQSPALNGLLAGVSQQTGAGSPDDFRNMLQQLTQSPQIMNTVSQLAQQVDSQDIGNMFSGFGGGQGGGIDLSRMVQQMMPIVSQALGCGPSATPSFPAVESKSQDDIQQIAQRVEQSSVPDDVFHAVAENAVQVYGNGRNAEELLNELWGDEGLAKEYTEMLKLDLRQRFQDKSEKDKF, translated from the exons ATGGCAGATCAGCACTCCAATGAAGGTTCGAGCATGGGCAGCACTTCTGGAGAGTCTTCTGATTCACTTGTAGAGCTAAAGATCAAGACTTTGGATTCGCAAATTTTTAGTTTTCTTGTTGACAAAAAG GCACCAGTTTCATCGTTCAAGGAGAAAATAGCTAGGGAGCTTGGTGTCCCAGTTGGTCGGCAACGGCTGATTTTCAGGGGAAAGGTCTTAAAGGATGATCATCTCCTTTCTGAATATC ATGTTGAGAATGGGCATACATTGCACTTAGTTGAAAGGCAGCCTGCCCAATCACAGCTTTCATCTGATGCAAGTTCGGGAGAGGCAGATGGAAATAACAGTAATAGAG GAAATGATGCTGCTTCAGGCATCCCTCGTAATCGAGTTGGGCAGATTTCGCACAGTGTGGTTCTTGGGACCTTTAATGTTGGAGATCAAGGTGATGGCAGTGCTCCAGACCTTAGTCGG GTTATTGGGGCAGTTTTAAATTCTTTTGGAGTTGGAGGCCAGTCTACTACTAATGGTACCATTACACAGTCTTCAACCTCT GCTCCTCAAGGGAATGAAACAAATGGAGTGCGTGGTGGTGGTGAGAACCAACAAGGAAATCAGACACAATCTGCACCATCATTTCCTGGTCAATCCTTTCAGGTTGCTCATCAAGTTATGCCAATTCCTCTGACTGCAGCACAAGTATCTATTCCATCCCTTAATACG CCAATTCCTGATTCTTTAAATGCTCTCTCGGAATTTATGAACCGCATGGAGATGCATTCTCCAAATG GCTATCAGCCACACACATCTACAACTAACACAAGGGACCAACCAAGGGTAGCATTACCATCTGATGCACGAGGTCTGCCGACACCTGAAGCATTGAGCATTGTAATTCGAAATGCAGTACGGCTTCTCAACAGTCATGCTATTGGTGCATTGTCT CACATTGCAGAACGTTTAGAGCAAGAGAGGGATTCTTCTGATCCTACAGTGAGGGGGCAAATTCAAACAGAATCAGTACAAGCAGGTCTTACAATGCAGCACTTAGGTTCCGTTCTTTTAGAGCTTGGCCGAACCATATTGACGCTGCGTATGGGAAATTCTCCT GCAGAATCTTCAGTTAATGCTGGACCTGCAGTTTATATATCTCCTTCAGGGCCGAATCCTATAATGGTTCAG CCTTTTCCCCTTCAAACCAGATCCCTCTTTAGTGGTTCCCATTCTCCATCAAATTCTCTGACTGTAGGTCCTGTTGGTGTTGGAAACGCTCCACGGCACATAAATATCCATATACATCCTG GTACTGCATTGTCACCGGTGGTTTCAGCTGTTGGTAATAGAACAGACAATGGGGAAGGGAGGCAAGGGGAACGTGGTAATAATGCTGGTTCTGGTTCAATGCGGGTTCTCCCTGTGCGGAACACTGTTGCTTCTACTCCCCAAGCACGTGCCACTGCTGCAATGTCCAGTGCTGCACAATCTGCTCCCACCGAGTCTTCACTATCCTCTATGGTTGCTGAAATCAATTCAAGAATTAGAGACTTAGTTAGTATGCAGGGAGATAACCAGGATGCGTCAG GTAGTCAGCAGCCTAATAATATGGTTGCTAGTGGAGCTGGGGATTCTACTGTTGCTTTACCAGCAAACCTTGAAACTGAAGAACTGAAG TCACAACCTGAACATGCTGAAGGAAGAAATGATAATACTGAGAGTGGTGAGAGTTCACAGGATATATCACTTGGCACAGTTGGATGCCCTCCTAGTTCAAGTGGAGAACCTTTGGTGAAGTTGGAAGATCCATCAGGAAGTGCTCCTAGATCCAGTGAGGAAAATGCCAAACCTGTACCACTTGGATTGGGGTTGGGGGGTTTGGAACGCAAG AGACGAGTCAAACCAACGAAATCTTCAATTGCCGGTGTTAATGGAACAGCTAGTTCTTCACTTGATCGAAATGCTAGAATGGCTGGTCAACAGATTTTGCAGTCACTTGCTTCTCAGAGCTCTTCTCTGAATAGGGTAGATTCTTCCTCAGGTAATCAAGGTGTTCTGGGTAGTAGATTATCAGGAGGGCAGGGTTCAGATGATCAATTAGCTGCTGCTAATGCTGTCTCTCAAGTTCTTCAAAGTCCTGCATTGAATGGCCTATTGGCGGGGGTTTCTCAGCAAACTGGTGCTGGTTCACCAGATGATTTTAGGAATATGTTGCAGCAACTGACTCAAAGTCCACAAATCATGAACACTGTTAGTCAACTAGCTCAGCAGGTTGATAGCCAGGATATTGGGAACATGTTTTCAGGTTTTGGAGGAGGCCAAGGTGGTGGTATTGATCTGTCACGGATGGTCCAACAAATGATGCCCATTGTTTCTCAGGCGCTTGGTTGTGGGCCATCTGCAACTCCATCCTTCCCTGCTGTAGAATCTAAATCACAG GATGACATTCAACAAATTGCTCAGAGGGTCGAGCAGTCTAGTGTACCAGATGACGTCTTCCATGCTGTTGCCGAAAATGCAGTTCAGGTATATGGCAATGGGAGGAATGCTGAAGAACTTCTAAATGAGTTGTGGGGTGATGAAGGTCTTGCCAAG GAATACACAGAGATGCTAAAGCTGGACTTGCGTCAAAGGTTTCAGGATAAATCTGAGAAGGATAAGTTCTAG
- the LOC107957623 gene encoding L-ascorbate oxidase homolog has translation MPLHSAVALFYAAASLFAIAGAEDPYRFYSWNVTYGDIYPLGVRQTGLLINGQFPGPDIHSVTNDNLIINVYNNLNESFLLSWNGVQQRRNSYEDGVFGTTCPIPPGKNFTYMLQVKDQIGSFYYYPSLGFHKAAGGFGGIRILSRPRIPVPFPDPAGDYTVLIGDWYKSNHTVLQAHLDGGKKLPLPDGVLINGRGPGGASFNVEQGKTYRLRISNVGLQNSLNFRIQNHRLTLVEVEGTHTLQTTYSSIDLHLGQSCSVLFTADQPAQDYYIVASTRFTNPVLTTTATLRYSNSAGPVSGPPPGGPTIQIDWSLNQARSIRTNLTASGPRPNPQGSYHYGLINTTRTIRLANSAGQVNGKQRYAVNSVSFVLPDTPLKLADYFKIGGVFRPGSISDNPYGGGIYLDTSVLNADYRAFVEIVFENTENIIQSWHLNGYSFFVVGMDGGQWTAASRNGYNLRDAVARCTTQVYPKSWTAIYVALDNVGIWNLRSEYWARQYLGQQLYLRVYTDSTSLRDEYPIPKNALLCGRAAGRSTRPL, from the exons ATGCCGCTTCACTCGGCGGTAGCATTGTTTTATGCCGCAGCTTCTCTTTTCGCCATTGCTGGCGCCGAAGATCCCTACAGGTTCTACAGCTGGAATGTTACGTACGGTGACATTTACCCTCTTGGCGTTCGTCAAACG GGTCTTCTCATAAATGGGCAATTCCCAGGCCCTGATATTCACTCTGTTACCAACGATAACCTCATCATCAACGTCTATAACAACTTAAACGAATCTTTTCTCCTCTCCTG GAATGGAGTCCAACAAAGGAGGAACTCGTATGAAGACGGCGTGTTTGGCACAACCTGCCCTATTCCACCAGGAAAGAACTTCACATACATGCTTCAGGTGAAGGATCAAATAGGGAGTTTCTATTACTACCCATCACTTGGATTCCACAAGGCAGCTGGTGGTTTTGGAGGGATCAGGATCCTTAGTCGCCCACGAATCCCAGTCCCCTTCCCTGACCCGGCCGGGGATTACACTGTGCTCATTGGCGATTGGTACAAGTCCAATCACACG GTTTTGCAAGCTCATCTGGATGGTGGTAAGAAGCTACCTTTACCTGATGGAGTCCTTATCAATGGTCGTGGACCTGGTGGTGCCTCCTTCAATGTTGAACAAG GCAAAACCTACAGGCTTAGGATATCAAATGTTGGACtgcaaaattctctcaatttccgCATCCAAAACCACAGGTTGACGTTGGTTGAAGTGGAGGGAACACACACCCTGCAAACGACCTATTCTTCCATCGACCTTCACCTAGGCCAATCGTGCTCCGTTTTATTCACAGCTGATCAGCCTGCACAAGACTATTACATTGTTGCCTCTACTCGCTTCACCAACCCCGTTCTCACCACTACTGCGACCCTTCGTTACAGTAATTCTGCTGGTCCTGTCTCTGGTCCTCCTCCTGGTGGACCCACCATCCAAATCGACTGGTCTTTGAACCAGGCACGCTCTATCAGGACTAACCTTACAGCGAGTGGACCAAGGCCTAACCCTCAGGGCTCTTACCACTATGGTCTCATTAATACAACCAGAACCATCAGGCTTGCAAACTCTGCGGGACAAGTTAATGGGAAGCAAAGATATGCAGTTAACAGTGTTTCCTTTGTTCTGCCAGACACTCCTTTGAAACTTGCCGACTATTTCAAAATTGGAGGAGTCTTCCGGCCTGGGAGCATATCAGATAATCCTTATGGTGGAGGGATATACCTTGACACTTCAGTTCTGAATGCTGATTATAGGGCTTTTGTTGAGATTGTATTTGAGAACACTGAGAACATCATACAGAGCTGGCATCTCAATGGCTACTCTTTCTTTGTCGTTGG TATGGACGGAGGGCAATGGACAGCAGCTAGTAGGAACGGATACAACCTACGTGACGCAGTTGCACGTTGTACTACTCAG GTGTATCCAAAATCATGGACAGCCATATATGTGGCACTTGACAACGTGGGGATCTGGAACTTGAGGTCTGAGTACTGGGCAAGACAGTACCTTGGGCAGCAGCTTTACTTGCGTGTATACACAGATTCAACATCTCTCAGGGATGAATACCCCATCCCCAAGAATGCTCTCCTCTGCGGTAGGGCAGCTGGCCGAAGCACCCGACCGCTCTAA
- the LOC107957618 gene encoding T-complex protein 1 subunit beta, whose translation MAIEKILKDDASEEKGERARMASFVGAIAITDLVKTTLGPKGMDKILQSTGRGHEVTVTNDGATILKSLHIDNPAAKVLIDISKVQDDEVGDGTTSVVVLAGELLREAEKLVAAKIHPMTIISGYRMAAECARNALLQRVMDNKGNAEKFKSDLMKIARTTLSSKILSQDKEHFAQLAVDAVMRLKGSTNLEAIQIIKKPGGSLKDSFLDEGFILDKKIGLGQPKRIENAKILVANTAMDTDKVKIYGARVRVDSMSKVAEIEGAEKEKMREKVKKIIAHGINCFVNRQLIYNFPEELFADAGILAIEHADFDGIERLALVTGGEIASTFDNPESVKLGHCKLIEEIMIGEDKLIHFSGVEMGQACTVVLRGASHHVLDEAERSLHDALCVLSQTVNDTRVLLGGGWPEMVMAKEVDELARKTPGKKSHAIEAFSRALVTIPTIIADNAGLDSADLVAQLRAEHHKEGCNAGIDVISGSVGDMAELGISESFKVKQAVLLSATEAAEMILRVDEIITCAPRKREDRM comes from the exons ATGGCG ATTGAAAAAATTCTTAAAGATGACGCTAGTGAAGAGAAGGGGGAGCGTGCCAGAATG GCATCATTTGTTGGGGCAATTGCAATTACTGACTTGGTTAAGACAACCCTAGGGCCAAAAGGCATG GATAAAATTTTACAATCAACAGGCAGAGGACATGAAGTCACTGTTACTAATGATGGAGCCACCATCTTAAAGTCCTTGCATATCGACAACCCTGCTGCAAAAGTTTTAATTG ACATCTCCAAAGTTCAAGATGATGAAGTTGGTGATGGGACAACGTCTGTTGTTGTTTTGGCTGGAGAACTTTTAAGGGAGGCTGAAAAGCTAGTGGCTGCAAAGATTCATCCCATGACTATAATATCAG GTTACCGAATGGCAGCTGAATGTGCTCGTAATGCTTTGTTGCAGAGGGTTATGGATAACAAAGGGAATGCAG AGAAATTCAAGTCAGACTTGATGAAAATTGCAAGGACCACTTTGAGTTCTAAAATTCTTTCTCAGGATAAAGAACATTTTGCACAACTGGCTGTGGATGCTGTTATGAGGTTAAAG GGGAGCACAAATTTAGAGGCTATCCAAATTATCAAGAAGCCTGGGGGATCCTTGAAGGATTCTTTCTTAGATGAAGG ATTCATTCTCGACAAGAAAATAGGGCTTGGACAGCCAAAACGGATAGAAAATGCTAAGATTTTGGTTGCAAATACTGCAATGGATACTGACAAAGTAAAGATATATGGTGCACGTGTTCGTGTTGATTCAATGTCTAAGGTTGCTGAAATTGAAGGGGCTGAGAAGGAAAAGATGAGAGAAAAGGTGAAAAAGATCATAGCACATGGGATTAACTGCTTCGTTAACAGGCAGTTGATCTACAATTTCCCTGAAGAACTCTTTGCCGATGCAGGCATACTTGCAATCGAGCATGCTGATTTTGATGGGATAGAGCGTCTGGCTTTGGTAACAGGTGGGGAAATTGCTTCAACCTTTGACAACCCAGAGTCTGTTAAGCTTGGACATTGCAAGCTTATTGAAGAGATTATGATTGGTGAGGACAAGTTAATTCACTTTTCTGGTGTTGAAATGGGTCAGGCTTGTACTGTTGTGTTGAGAGGTGCAAG CCATCATGTGCTAGACGAAGCTGAAAGGTCTCTGCATGATGCCTTGTGCGTACTGTCTCAGACAGTTAATGACACTAGGGTATTGCTTGGAGGTGGATGGCCTGAGATGGTAATGGCAAAGGAAGTGGATGAGCTAGCACGCAAGACTCCTGGGAAGAAATCTCATGCTATTGAAGCTTTCTCGAGGGCACTTGTAACCATCCCGACAATTATTGCTGACAATGCGGGTCTGGACAGTGCAGATTTGGTGGCCCAGCTTCGTGCGGAGCACCACAAGGAGGGATGCAATGCAGGGATTGATGTCATCTCTGGATCT GTAGGAGATATGGCTGAGCTAGGAATCTCTGAATCCTTCAAAGTCAAGCAAGCTGTATTGCTCTCTGCAACTGAGGCTGCTGAGATGATACTTAGGGTCGATGAAATCATTACATGTGCTCCAAGGAAGAGAGAAGACAGAATGTAA
- the LOC107904979 gene encoding enoyl-CoA hydratase 2, peroxisomal gives MADNSACNPDLIIAHKFPDTTYAHTERDVAVYALGVGACGRDAVDTDELKYVYHENGQQFIKVLPTFSTLFSLRGLPQLSGVPGLRFDKRLLLHGQQYIEIHKPLPSNASILNKTTIAGFHDKGKAAILELETRSYEKESGELLTLNRTSVFLRGAGGFSDPSKPFTYSNYPVNPASAMKIPKTQPSAVFEDCTQPPQALLYRLSGDYNPLHSDPMIAKVAGFSRPILHGLCTLGFAVRAIIKCICRGDPDMVKSIFARFLLHVYPGEALITEMWLEGLRVIYQVKAKERNRAVLSGYVDLHRLAASL, from the exons ATGGCTGATAATTCTGCTTGCAACCCGGACCTCATTATTGCTCATAAATTCCCCGAT ACAACTTATGCTCATACTGAGAG AGATGTAGCTGTCTATGCCTTGGGTGTTGGAGCATGTGGTCGGGACGCCGTCGATACCGACGAACTTAAATACGTTTACCATGAAAACGGACAGCAGTTTATCAAG GTTTTGCCAACATTTTCTACTTTATTTTCACTTAGAGGTCTGCCACAACTTAGTGGTGTGCCTGGCTTAAG GTTTGATAAACGTCTTCTGTTGCATGGACAACAATACATAGAAATACACAAGCCACTTCCTTCAAATGCCTCT ATACTTAACAAAACAACCATTGCAGGTTTCCATGACAAAG GTAAAGCAGCAATACTTGAACTTGAAACCAGAAGTTATGAGAAAGAGTCTGGTGAACTATTAACCTTGAATCG GACAAGTGTTTTTCTACGTGGTGCTGGTGGCTTCTCAGATCCATCTAAGCCCTTTACATACTCAAACTATCCAGTCAATCCGGCTTCAGCTATGAAAATCCCAAAAACTCAACCTTCTGCAGTATTTGAGGATTGTACCCAACCACCTCAG GCTTTATTGTATAGGTTATCCGGTGACTATAATCCTCTGCATTCAGATCCTATGATTGCAAAGGTCGCAGG ATTTTCAAGGCCAATTTTGCATGGATTGTGTACCCTTGGGTTTGCGGTACGGGCTATCATCAAATGTATTTGCAGGGGAGATCCAGACATGGTCAAAAGCATCTTTGCACGGTTCCTTTTGCATGTGTATCCAGGTGAAGCACTCATCACCGAGATGTGGCTTGAAGGCTTGAG GGTCATATATCAGGTAAAGGCGAAAGAAAGGAATCGAGCAGTGCTGTCAGGCTATGTTGACCTCCATCGATTAGCAGCTTCACTATAA